In Pseudokineococcus lusitanus, the DNA window GGCGGCGAGGACGGGACCGGCGGCGGCCGGCGGCAGCGTCGCGCCGGGGGCGTCGGGCCACGGGTCGGGGTCGGGCGGGGGCGACGTCGTCAGCGGGCCGGGGACGAGGTCGGCGACGTCGGCCGCGGCGAGCCCCCCGGCGGCGACGACGAGCGCGAGCAGGACACCGAGCACCCGGGGCGCGCGTCGACGACGACGTCGGCGCGGTGCCGCCTCGCCGGAGGGTCCGGCGGGGCGCGACCTCGACGTGCTCACGCCACCTCCTCGGGGGGGCCGGACGGGCGATCCCTCGGACCGCGTCGCCGCCCGTGCGGGTCGTGCGCGGCGGGGCCGGCGCCCGCGCGGGCCCGGGCACGGGGGGCGGTGCGCCACACTACGCAGCGAGCACCAGCAGCCGATCGCAGCCGGGAGGGCACGCACCGTGGAGTTCGACGTCACCATCGAGATCCCCAAGGGCAACCGCAACAAGTACGAGGTGGACCACGAGACGGGACGGATCCGCCTGGACCGCACCCTCTTCACCGCCACGCGGTACCCGGCCGACTACGGCTTCGTGGACGGCACCCTGGGCGACGACGGCGACCCGCTCGACGCGCTCGTCATGCTCGACGAGCCCACCTTCCCGGGCTGCGTCGTGCGCGCCCGCGCGGTCGGGATGTTCCACATGCGCGACGAGGCCGGTGGCGACGACAAGGTCCTCTGCGTGCCGGCGGGCGACCCCCGCCTCGAGCACATCCAGGACCTCACCGACGTGGGCGAGTTCTACCGCCAGGAGATCGACCACTTCTTCCGGATCTACAAGGACCTCGAGCCGGGCAAGTCGGTCGAGGGCTCGCACTGGGTCGGCCGCGCCGAGGCGGAGGCCGAGATCGAGCGCTCCCGTACCCGGCTCGCCGAGAACGGCGGCCACTGACACCACCGCCCCGCCGTCCGGCGGGCACCCCGACCGCCCCGCAGCCGCCCGTCGGCGCGGGGCGGTCGTGCGTCCGGGCCCGACCCCGGCGGAGAGAGGTCCGGTCGTCAGGTCCGGTCGGCCCGGTCAGACGTCGTTGAAGCGGCCCAGGAGCCGCGCGAGCGTGCGGACGTCCTCGACGTCCCACTCCGCCAGCCGGTCCCGCATGAGCCCGCGCCGCTGGTCGCGCTGCACGGAGAAGCGTTCGCGGCCCTCCGCGGTGAGGCGGACGAGCGAGGCCCGGCGGTCGACCGGGTCGTCGGTCCGCTCGACGAGGCCGAGCGCGACGAGCTGCGTCAGCTGGCGCGACGTCGTCGGCTTGCCGATGCCGAGGAAGGCGGCGAGGTCCGTCGTGCGCTCGGCGCCGACGGACGACAGCCGCAGGAGGATGCCGTACGCGGCGGGGTCGAGCGACGGGTCCAGCGCCGTCGTCACCGACCGCCCGTAGAGGCGCGCCCGGCGCACGAGGAGGCCGATCTGCGCCTCCATGTCGGCGACGGCGGCCTCGTGCTCCTCGGAGAGCGCCGAGCCGGCGAGGGGGCCGGCGCCCTGCTCGCCGGGGCCCGCGTCGCCGGCGTCGCCCGCGGTCACGGCCGGCCTCCCCGGGCCGTGCGCAGCCGGCGCGGCAGCGTGGTCCGCGCGGCCCACACCTCGACCGGCCAGCCCGCCCCGCGCGCCGCGCGCAGCAGCGGCACGTCGGGCGAGACGGCCGTCGGCAGGCCGACCGCGCGCAGCAGCGGCAGGTCGGAGTGGCTGTCCGCGTAGGCGTACGAGCGCGAGAGGTCGAAGCCGTGGACCTCGGCGTAGCGCACGACCCATGCCGCACGGCCCTCGCCGACGAGCGGCGGGGCGGTGAGGTGACCGGTGGCGCGGCCGTCGGCGTCCACGGCGAGCCGGGCGGTGACGACCTCGTCGAAGAAGGGCGCCAGCGGTCGGGCCAGCTGCTCGACGGCGCCCGTCAGCAGGACCGTCCGGTGGCCGGCCGCGCGGTGCTCGGCGACGCGGCGCAGCGCCGCGTCGCTCGCCCGCTCCAGCAGCGCCGGGGCGAGGGCCTCGTCGGCGAGCCGGTCGAGCAGCGCCACGTCCGCCCCGCGGTACCGGCGGTAGACCTGCCGGAGGAAGTCGCTCCGGTCGCGGCGCTCCGCCATGAGCATCGACGGGAGCCGGCCGGCCAGCGACGCGACCTCGCGGGCGGCCCGCACCCCGCCGAGGCCCGGCAGGCGCGTCCACAGGTACGTCTCGACGACGTTCGCGGTCAGCAGCGTGCCGTCGAGGTCGAAGACCGCGAGCACGTCGGTCGGCGGCGCGTCCGGCGCCGCGGGGACGAGCGCGCGGCGGACGCCCGCCGGCCCCCGCTTCGCGCGCAGCCGGCGCAGCTCGTCCTGCTTGCGGACGGGCTTGGTGACGCTCGGCACGTGGACGTCGCGCATGTAGTGCGTCCAGTCGACGACGGCCGTGTCGAAGCCGAGGGCAGGCACGTCGGCCGGGTCGAGCGAGCGGTGCAGCGCCAGCGTGGCGTCGTCGACGAAGTGCAGCTCGGACTGCGTGTACGGCAGGTACAGGTCCGAGTACTGGCGCAGCGTCCGCAGCCGGGTGCCCAGCCGGTCGAGGTCGCGGCTCCAGCCGCGCACGCGCTCCGAGCGGGGCACGTAGGTCAGCACCTTCTCGGCGCTGCGGTGCAGCCCCTCCCCGAGGGCGAGCCGGCGCTCGACGCGGGCGGCGCCGGGGAACTCCCACGTCGGCAGCGGGCCGGAGGGCTCGCCCGTGTCGAAGGGGTGCGCGAGGAAGTGCTCGCGGACCAGCTCGTAGAGCCGGCGGAAGGTCAGCGGGTTCCGCGCGCCCGAGGACACGTGGAAGTACTGCGGCGAGCCGGGCTCCGGCGTCGTCGCGCAGACGGCGACGAGGGCGTTGACGACGTGGTCGACGGGGACGACGTCGATCGTCGCGTCGGGCGCCGCCGGGACCTCGGGGAGCTCGCCGCGGCCGTAGGCCATGATCAGCGGCTCGGCCATCTTGAAGCCCTCGATCCACCCCGGGTAGGGGTGCTCGAGCGCCGACTCGACGATCGAGGGGCGCACGACGCTGACGGGCAGGGTCGCGCCGGCCTCCTCGACGACGCGCTCCCCCAGCGCCTTGGTGAAGGTGTAGACGTCCGTCCAGCCGAGGCTGTGGCCGCGCTGGCGCCCGGCCTCGCGCTGCTCGGCCAGCACCCACTCGCGACGGCGACGCTCGGCGTCCGCGGCCACGGTGAGGGGCCCGGCGCGCCCGTGGAGGGCCTGCGCCTCGGCGTTCAGCCGGGCGAGGACGTCAGGGGTGCGGCTGTCCTCCTCGACGCGGACGGCGAGGCGCTGCGCCGCGGCGAGCTCGACCCGCCAGTCGACGGTGTGCTCGACCGGCGCCTCGGGCACCGGGCCGCGGCGACGCCCGGAGACGTACGCCGTCGACACGTGCACGTAGTGGACGGGACCGCGGTCGCCCCGCCCCGGGCCGGGGGCACCGGCCTCGACGACGCGGTCGAGCAGGTGCTGCGTGCCGACGACGTTGGCCGCGAAGGCCTCCTGGATCGGCGGGGCGAAGCTCACCTCGCCGGCGCAGTGGACGACGACGTCGAGGTCGCGGGGCAGCGCCGGGACGTCGGAGAGGTCGCCCTCGATCACCTCGACGCGGGCGGCCAGGGCCTCGGCACCGCCGGCGGCCTCGACCGCGGGCGCGAAGGTGCGGCGCCGCAGGAGGCGGGCGACGCGGTCGGCGGCGGGCTGCCCGGCCTTCGGCCGGACGAGCACGACGGGGCGCACCCCCGGCACCTCGACGAGCAGCGTGCGCAGCAGCGCCTCGCCGATGAAGCCGGTGACCCCGGTGACGAGGACGCGACGTCCGTCGAGGGCGTCCGTGAGGCGCACCTGCGCGCTCCCTCCGCTCGTGGCCACCCGGGCGACCGCCGCCCGGGCCGACGGGGCCGGGCCCCGCGGTCGTGCCGCGGGCCGTCCCGGCGCGCGGGTCCTCGCGCCGGCCGTCAGACCGGCGCCGACCCTACGGGAGCCCGAGACCCGCCCGGCGCACGCCGCGGCCGGGGAGGCGGGCCCCCGTGCCGGGCCGCCCCC includes these proteins:
- a CDS encoding inorganic diphosphatase, whose protein sequence is MEFDVTIEIPKGNRNKYEVDHETGRIRLDRTLFTATRYPADYGFVDGTLGDDGDPLDALVMLDEPTFPGCVVRARAVGMFHMRDEAGGDDKVLCVPAGDPRLEHIQDLTDVGEFYRQEIDHFFRIYKDLEPGKSVEGSHWVGRAEAEAEIERSRTRLAENGGH
- a CDS encoding MarR family winged helix-turn-helix transcriptional regulator, giving the protein MTAGDAGDAGPGEQGAGPLAGSALSEEHEAAVADMEAQIGLLVRRARLYGRSVTTALDPSLDPAAYGILLRLSSVGAERTTDLAAFLGIGKPTTSRQLTQLVALGLVERTDDPVDRRASLVRLTAEGRERFSVQRDQRRGLMRDRLAEWDVEDVRTLARLLGRFNDV
- a CDS encoding HAD-IB family hydrolase; its protein translation is MATSGGSAQVRLTDALDGRRVLVTGVTGFIGEALLRTLLVEVPGVRPVVLVRPKAGQPAADRVARLLRRRTFAPAVEAAGGAEALAARVEVIEGDLSDVPALPRDLDVVVHCAGEVSFAPPIQEAFAANVVGTQHLLDRVVEAGAPGPGRGDRGPVHYVHVSTAYVSGRRRGPVPEAPVEHTVDWRVELAAAQRLAVRVEEDSRTPDVLARLNAEAQALHGRAGPLTVAADAERRRREWVLAEQREAGRQRGHSLGWTDVYTFTKALGERVVEEAGATLPVSVVRPSIVESALEHPYPGWIEGFKMAEPLIMAYGRGELPEVPAAPDATIDVVPVDHVVNALVAVCATTPEPGSPQYFHVSSGARNPLTFRRLYELVREHFLAHPFDTGEPSGPLPTWEFPGAARVERRLALGEGLHRSAEKVLTYVPRSERVRGWSRDLDRLGTRLRTLRQYSDLYLPYTQSELHFVDDATLALHRSLDPADVPALGFDTAVVDWTHYMRDVHVPSVTKPVRKQDELRRLRAKRGPAGVRRALVPAAPDAPPTDVLAVFDLDGTLLTANVVETYLWTRLPGLGGVRAAREVASLAGRLPSMLMAERRDRSDFLRQVYRRYRGADVALLDRLADEALAPALLERASDAALRRVAEHRAAGHRTVLLTGAVEQLARPLAPFFDEVVTARLAVDADGRATGHLTAPPLVGEGRAAWVVRYAEVHGFDLSRSYAYADSHSDLPLLRAVGLPTAVSPDVPLLRAARGAGWPVEVWAARTTLPRRLRTARGGRP